A region of Fibrobacter succinogenes subsp. succinogenes S85 DNA encodes the following proteins:
- a CDS encoding glycoside hydrolase family 44 protein: MKFKQLLCSTAFAISATSAFAAQNVIEVDDSHPGIVINKQNMMGADLAIWNPPTRYYDMTPALVDGGYTIFRFPNGSLSNDYHWNGAGKYDSTGLWTPSDKDWAPGFLGETIYRGTTKDNYGFIRRSHLADGDKSTMWWGEILDPKDPPWIVIEFPEKKDLDSIIVEWGNLRPKSFDLSYWTDEYAEYPGVHQNLENKLKRWGTVKVTSGETKYKFATTRARYVALRFKTTDLPSKGVQIREMKLYSGSDDLLAGNDYKFFAMSTRNGDKPRTDWTNIKWHFEEFMTYINKLPKLVNGQKAQAVICVNAGTGTSKEAAAWVRYANKVKKYNIKQWQIGNELDGEWEESGPLSARQYAARFIEYARAMKAVDPSIILHGPLLSTHKMQQKGAGLNDGKYWMAEFLRIVGEAEKADGKRYLDVVDLHTYPYWASNNLNAADMLKASLDVAHNADTLNAWMNKYLEGKRRVFLSEFSTSVQGSQIWMDYPQAAGMANIFAQYAVRFGDRFQALPWDAFGNVFEGPDHTWGVISMTALVKEGSWNRWASLEPTAEYYGVYMTFKRFLESGYAVVPVKSTTESVVPYAICKGNSSNVLLVNLTDTKQIVQVDRKSEKKKPSNARVEVDVFGAEQFKWIGDQRDAYPYPKMGPSGRRIEGKNRDIEVPPFGTVVVRMNPAQQNSAPEVLAAALEKKVLVVGDTLDLFVTAVQEGGELAGAEIQIKKWDKNGPLTVQAKPDDGKWNSSIESFHLQIPLTEKVSIGNKEIKVTITGKNKKQTSFNIPFRVRGAYRTTSVMQNFDNGLDNVSWFPVVNGDNATSMDAKVFNGNPPLGGYIRHDFIVEQPPNLGWPNYSGAYYNVPEEIKNSVGIVFDYATSHNNPQGYIELQIMSSQVEDYDEFMVRLKNTRGNWVRDTLIWENMKQEGWGKTIPQLDPTKIKNFAFRARYSGKGFINLDNIYLLGENGKEVPMPRGLRRLR, from the coding sequence ATGAAATTTAAGCAGCTTTTGTGCAGCACGGCATTCGCTATTTCTGCGACATCTGCGTTCGCCGCCCAGAACGTCATCGAAGTTGATGACTCGCATCCGGGCATCGTCATTAACAAACAGAACATGATGGGCGCGGATCTTGCCATTTGGAATCCGCCTACGCGCTATTACGACATGACGCCCGCCCTCGTCGATGGCGGCTACACCATTTTCCGTTTCCCGAACGGTAGCTTGAGCAATGACTACCACTGGAATGGCGCAGGCAAATACGACAGCACCGGTCTCTGGACGCCAAGCGACAAAGACTGGGCTCCGGGATTCCTCGGCGAAACAATTTACCGTGGCACGACCAAAGACAACTACGGATTCATCCGTCGCAGTCACCTTGCCGATGGCGACAAGAGCACCATGTGGTGGGGCGAAATCCTTGACCCGAAAGACCCGCCTTGGATTGTCATTGAATTCCCTGAAAAGAAAGACCTTGATTCAATCATCGTCGAATGGGGCAATCTCCGTCCGAAGTCTTTTGATCTTTCATACTGGACAGACGAATACGCCGAATACCCGGGCGTTCACCAGAATCTCGAAAACAAGTTAAAGAGATGGGGTACAGTCAAGGTCACAAGCGGCGAAACAAAGTACAAGTTTGCCACAACGCGCGCACGCTATGTAGCACTCCGATTCAAGACGACCGACTTACCGTCTAAAGGCGTGCAAATTCGAGAAATGAAGCTCTATAGCGGTTCTGACGATTTACTTGCCGGGAACGATTACAAGTTCTTCGCGATGTCCACCCGCAATGGCGATAAGCCTCGCACCGACTGGACCAACATCAAATGGCATTTCGAAGAATTCATGACCTACATCAACAAGCTCCCGAAACTTGTCAATGGTCAAAAAGCTCAAGCCGTCATTTGCGTCAATGCAGGCACAGGCACCTCTAAGGAAGCCGCCGCCTGGGTGCGCTACGCCAACAAAGTAAAAAAGTACAACATCAAGCAATGGCAAATCGGCAACGAACTTGATGGAGAATGGGAAGAGTCCGGTCCACTTTCGGCAAGGCAATATGCCGCACGCTTTATCGAATACGCACGCGCCATGAAAGCTGTTGACCCTAGCATCATCTTGCACGGCCCGCTTCTCAGCACGCACAAGATGCAGCAAAAAGGCGCTGGCCTCAATGATGGCAAATACTGGATGGCAGAATTCTTGCGTATCGTCGGTGAAGCCGAAAAGGCCGATGGCAAGCGCTATCTCGACGTCGTTGACTTGCACACTTATCCGTACTGGGCTTCGAACAACTTGAATGCCGCAGACATGCTCAAGGCAAGCCTCGATGTCGCACACAACGCCGATACGCTCAACGCCTGGATGAACAAGTATCTTGAAGGCAAGCGCCGCGTATTCCTCTCGGAATTCAGTACCTCCGTACAAGGCTCTCAAATCTGGATGGACTACCCGCAGGCCGCCGGCATGGCAAATATTTTCGCACAGTACGCCGTCCGCTTCGGCGACCGTTTCCAAGCACTCCCGTGGGATGCATTCGGCAACGTGTTTGAAGGTCCGGACCACACGTGGGGCGTCATCAGCATGACAGCTCTAGTCAAGGAAGGTTCTTGGAACCGCTGGGCAAGCCTTGAACCCACCGCCGAATATTACGGTGTCTACATGACATTCAAGCGATTCCTCGAAAGCGGTTACGCAGTCGTTCCCGTCAAGAGCACTACAGAATCAGTCGTGCCTTACGCCATTTGCAAAGGCAACAGCAGCAACGTGCTTCTCGTGAACCTCACTGATACAAAGCAAATTGTGCAGGTTGACCGCAAGAGCGAAAAGAAAAAACCGAGCAACGCACGCGTAGAAGTTGACGTGTTTGGCGCAGAACAATTCAAGTGGATTGGCGACCAACGCGACGCTTACCCGTACCCGAAAATGGGTCCGAGCGGCCGCCGCATTGAAGGCAAGAATCGCGATATCGAAGTGCCGCCGTTTGGAACTGTCGTTGTCCGCATGAACCCGGCTCAGCAAAACAGCGCTCCCGAAGTTCTCGCCGCAGCACTTGAAAAGAAAGTCCTTGTCGTAGGCGATACGCTTGACCTCTTCGTGACCGCCGTGCAAGAAGGTGGTGAACTCGCCGGCGCTGAAATTCAAATCAAGAAATGGGACAAGAACGGCCCGCTCACAGTTCAGGCAAAACCGGATGACGGCAAATGGAATTCTTCCATCGAAAGTTTCCACTTGCAAATTCCGCTCACCGAAAAAGTCTCGATTGGCAATAAGGAAATTAAAGTCACCATCACAGGCAAGAACAAAAAACAGACATCGTTCAACATTCCGTTCCGCGTCCGTGGCGCTTACCGCACCACAAGCGTGATGCAGAACTTCGATAACGGTTTAGACAACGTATCGTGGTTCCCGGTCGTAAATGGCGACAACGCCACCTCGATGGACGCAAAGGTTTTCAACGGCAACCCGCCTCTCGGTGGCTACATCCGCCATGATTTCATCGTTGAACAACCGCCTAATCTCGGTTGGCCGAACTACTCCGGAGCCTACTACAACGTGCCGGAAGAAATCAAGAATTCCGTCGGTATCGTTTTCGATTACGCCACATCGCACAACAATCCGCAAGGCTACATCGAACTGCAAATCATGTCAAGCCAGGTCGAAGACTACGACGAATTCATGGTTCGCCTCAAGAACACACGCGGCAACTGGGTTCGCGACACGCTCATCTGGGAAAACATGAAGCAGGAAGGTTGGGGCAAGACGATTCCGCAACTCGACCCGACCAAGATCAAGAACTTCGCATTCCGCGCCCGATATAGCGGCAAGGGATTCATCAACCTCGACAACATCTACTTGCTTGGGGAAAACGGTAAGGAAGTCCCGATGCCAAGAGGCCTGCGCAGATTGCGATAA
- a CDS encoding DUF4423 domain-containing protein, which produces MLNIDEIGDYRDLLKNFFVQKKLEFPLFSYKMMGQKLGLETSQVFRVLNKESHLPAQSIPLSKKLLGLKGRDGELFEILVAASRTKSKAKKDKLYKMALALQDVSLRKLNSNEILFLSRWWIPVVRSIIEINGGKADVHTLVKQITPAVSEDQVKEAIRVLKELKMITPLASERYAVSTVNFTSAGATKVTAIRSYQNQLLTLAQNALVNIPPSERNISSVLACVDDECLEDLVEMTCEFRRQVQKRVAEVAEPKKVMQFIFSLYPVADISDKETTKEKARIA; this is translated from the coding sequence ATGCTAAACATAGACGAAATTGGCGATTACAGAGATCTACTGAAAAATTTCTTCGTGCAGAAGAAATTGGAATTTCCGCTATTTTCCTATAAGATGATGGGACAAAAACTTGGACTCGAAACGAGCCAGGTTTTCCGTGTATTGAATAAGGAATCCCACCTCCCCGCGCAGAGTATCCCGCTCTCCAAAAAATTGCTCGGGCTCAAAGGCCGCGATGGAGAACTTTTTGAGATTTTGGTAGCGGCATCGCGCACAAAATCCAAAGCAAAAAAAGATAAGCTTTACAAGATGGCACTCGCATTGCAAGACGTGAGCCTCCGCAAACTGAATTCCAACGAAATTTTATTCCTCAGCCGCTGGTGGATACCCGTTGTCCGTTCGATTATCGAAATCAATGGCGGCAAGGCCGATGTCCACACCTTGGTTAAGCAGATTACGCCCGCCGTTTCCGAGGACCAGGTGAAAGAAGCCATTCGAGTCTTGAAAGAACTCAAGATGATCACGCCGCTCGCCTCCGAGCGCTACGCCGTTTCGACCGTCAATTTTACATCGGCAGGAGCAACAAAGGTTACCGCTATTCGCAGTTACCAGAACCAGCTGCTGACGCTTGCGCAAAACGCACTCGTCAACATTCCGCCGAGCGAGCGCAACATTTCATCAGTTCTCGCTTGCGTTGATGATGAATGTCTTGAAGACCTCGTCGAGATGACTTGCGAATTTCGCAGACAAGTTCAAAAACGCGTTGCCGAAGTTGCAGAGCCAAAGAAGGTCATGCAGTTCATCTTCTCGCTGTACCCGGTTGCCGATATTTCGGACAAAGAAACAACAAAAGAAAAAGCGAGGATAGCATGA
- a CDS encoding carboxypeptidase-like regulatory domain-containing protein: MKRLLASLSCVLLFACSSDKNLAGASTVETENACIINVVNIDSKPAANVVARIRPLWYVEGVSTDSAVTQSNAQDAILEVSADSLGNIVMDSINFNKGYIEIIDGNSGVFQAIASSDLKKNKLTTMQMEELGSVTGKAELPEGTDYAWVQIYGTDKIVKTNKDGEFTLDSLPPASYQIRAILPDEQATIGEASITISAGEKSDIQALAKPTLENEQLEQWAHVRTIPLDSTISDWMKPIAETTVVFVRLNETNFDFSEAMENGNDIRFTDQSGNRLAFKRAFWNSTTPDTPQSAEFQIRIDGSSSVENLEMYWGKTAALDASANNDIWASLPDSLVKAIHSITLIDFENQKLESAFDYGDGPREWYFHPQDTNVTTTPSSENIQDAFEFNEERNSYVFHWKSTSKTRGKWSMIGSRVSRVPSSLEGIDSIAFYAKGKGELGFAVEVLNEPTGKTKYVDYLDSTWKRFSFTPSDFVEGDGEFGNMGWDFVKPRVTTFTIWIVDESEMWIDDVILYGVNRDNFN; the protein is encoded by the coding sequence ATGAAAAGATTATTAGCATCTCTATCCTGTGTATTACTATTCGCCTGCTCCTCGGATAAGAATCTCGCAGGCGCTAGCACCGTTGAAACCGAAAACGCTTGCATCATCAACGTTGTAAACATCGATTCTAAACCGGCCGCCAACGTTGTCGCAAGAATCCGTCCGCTTTGGTACGTAGAAGGAGTTTCTACGGATTCCGCCGTCACACAAAGCAACGCACAAGACGCAATTCTAGAAGTCTCCGCCGATTCACTCGGTAACATCGTCATGGATTCCATCAACTTCAATAAAGGCTACATCGAAATCATTGATGGCAATTCTGGCGTTTTCCAAGCTATTGCCTCTAGCGACTTAAAGAAGAATAAATTAACAACCATGCAAATGGAAGAACTCGGTTCCGTCACCGGCAAGGCAGAGCTCCCTGAAGGAACCGACTACGCCTGGGTCCAGATTTACGGCACCGATAAAATCGTAAAGACCAACAAAGACGGCGAATTCACACTCGATTCACTCCCGCCCGCAAGCTACCAGATTCGCGCTATTCTGCCCGATGAACAAGCGACAATTGGCGAAGCCTCCATTACAATTTCTGCTGGCGAAAAGAGCGATATCCAAGCGCTAGCAAAACCGACTCTCGAAAATGAACAATTAGAGCAATGGGCACATGTTCGCACCATTCCGCTTGATTCTACAATCTCGGATTGGATGAAACCCATCGCAGAAACTACCGTAGTCTTTGTGCGATTAAACGAAACGAACTTCGACTTTAGCGAAGCCATGGAAAACGGGAACGATATCCGATTCACCGACCAAAGCGGAAACCGACTCGCATTCAAGCGAGCGTTCTGGAATAGCACCACTCCAGACACTCCGCAGTCCGCAGAATTCCAAATCCGCATCGACGGCTCATCAAGCGTTGAAAACCTCGAAATGTACTGGGGCAAGACCGCCGCACTCGACGCAAGTGCAAACAACGATATCTGGGCAAGCCTCCCCGACTCGCTCGTAAAAGCCATCCATTCCATCACGCTGATTGACTTCGAAAATCAAAAACTCGAATCCGCATTTGACTACGGCGACGGTCCGCGCGAATGGTACTTCCATCCACAAGACACAAACGTCACGACAACGCCCTCAAGCGAAAACATCCAGGACGCCTTTGAATTCAACGAAGAACGCAACAGCTACGTATTCCATTGGAAGAGCACTAGCAAAACAAGAGGCAAGTGGTCGATGATCGGCTCACGCGTAAGCCGCGTCCCGTCTAGCCTAGAAGGCATCGATTCCATCGCATTCTACGCCAAAGGCAAGGGCGAGCTCGGTTTTGCGGTAGAAGTTCTCAACGAGCCGACCGGAAAAACAAAGTATGTGGACTATCTCGATTCCACCTGGAAACGCTTCAGCTTTACGCCAAGCGATTTTGTCGAAGGCGACGGCGAGTTCGGGAATATGGGATGGGATTTCGTCAAGCCGCGCGTCACAACTTTCACCATCTGGATTGTAGACGAAAGCGAAATGTGGATTGACGACGTTATTTTATACGGAGTAAACCGCGATAATTTTAATTAG
- a CDS encoding acyltransferase family protein: MGFAILWIMLFHLRVPTDIDIIDFFRSVGYGGVDIFLFLSGFGLYYSLSRKNFNLKKYYKSRFFRILPEFWVVIGVVFLAQMDFSTRAIYQLICKATTLGYWIGYRDESWFISCIVFLYAIFPVYFKLFKKYGYKASFYFIGAGLSLMLIYALTCILCYNNKNYGGFIILTYARIPIFFIGAIFGHWAKDGCNIRLTKKLKTIGLTAAFIATIILFIFQTYFFYALQTCSLAYLPYIIITPVLCLLLAKFFDKYKTIDKIFTIFGLMSLELYLCHIFIYKLFFDFIDFLDKDSSNILTMLISFFAAYLLYIVNKKVLSRRTNIRIRP; this comes from the coding sequence ATGGGCTTTGCCATATTGTGGATTATGCTGTTTCATTTACGCGTCCCAACAGATATCGACATCATAGATTTTTTCAGGTCCGTCGGTTATGGAGGCGTAGACATTTTCTTATTCTTGTCCGGTTTCGGACTTTACTATTCCCTTTCAAGAAAAAACTTCAATTTAAAGAAATATTATAAGAGCCGTTTTTTCCGCATTCTTCCAGAATTTTGGGTTGTGATTGGCGTTGTCTTTTTGGCGCAAATGGATTTTAGCACTAGGGCCATTTACCAATTGATATGCAAGGCAACGACACTGGGCTATTGGATTGGGTATCGTGACGAATCGTGGTTTATTTCTTGCATAGTATTCCTATACGCAATATTCCCTGTTTACTTCAAGCTATTCAAAAAATACGGGTATAAAGCATCGTTCTATTTTATCGGAGCGGGGCTTTCTTTAATGCTAATCTACGCATTAACTTGTATTCTTTGCTATAACAACAAAAACTACGGGGGATTCATTATATTGACTTATGCAAGGATTCCGATTTTTTTCATAGGCGCGATTTTTGGGCATTGGGCAAAAGACGGATGCAATATCAGACTCACCAAAAAGCTAAAAACAATTGGATTGACAGCCGCCTTTATCGCGACAATTATTTTATTTATATTCCAGACCTATTTTTTCTACGCCTTGCAAACTTGTTCCCTAGCGTACCTTCCCTACATTATCATAACTCCTGTTCTGTGTTTACTTCTTGCAAAATTTTTTGACAAATATAAAACCATTGATAAAATATTTACCATCTTCGGGCTAATGTCATTAGAATTGTATTTGTGCCACATATTTATATACAAATTATTCTTTGATTTTATAGACTTTCTCGATAAAGATTCCTCGAACATTCTCACCATGCTCATTTCATTTTTTGCGGCATACCTCTTGTACATCGTCAACAAAAAAGTCCTATCAAGAAGAACAAACATTAGAATCAGGCCTTAA
- a CDS encoding DUF3392 family protein gives MQPYIHQFANFLRAHLNSISVGLIATLLMLYGACINNYFKRITKSIPFIGRFALFVVLCSVGYAFASSQMVRLLRMVLRELSDLPLIGVVAGCFLLLAFLAKSGKDI, from the coding sequence ATGCAACCTTATATTCACCAGTTCGCGAATTTTTTGAGAGCCCATTTGAATTCAATTTCGGTCGGGCTGATTGCAACGCTTTTGATGCTCTATGGCGCCTGCATCAATAACTATTTCAAGCGCATCACGAAAAGCATCCCGTTCATTGGGCGCTTTGCTTTGTTTGTTGTGCTGTGCAGCGTGGGGTATGCTTTTGCGAGTTCGCAGATGGTGCGTCTTTTGCGCATGGTATTGCGCGAACTTTCGGACTTGCCTTTGATTGGGGTGGTCGCAGGCTGTTTTTTGCTGCTTGCGTTCCTCGCCAAAAGCGGGAAAGATATCTGA
- a CDS encoding acid phosphatase: protein MITLFKKSIFVLAICGATICSFAADVKPYVNADALPNALNFYPAPPETTSVQFMYDISQYMWGKSMRADSARAALAIAQSTHNLEDMVKMFSEPFGMEVSATKTPAIMNAIERGIATLRQVGRVPKKHYKRRRPFDRFNEPTLVPKDEETLRKNGSYPSGHTILAWSMAMILVEINPAAQDALLKYAYEWGQSRVIAGFHWQSDVDASKILVSAAFASLHNNEAFLADMKKARAEFKKLSAKKK from the coding sequence ATGATCACACTTTTCAAAAAATCCATTTTCGTTTTAGCCATTTGCGGAGCTACTATTTGCAGTTTCGCAGCCGATGTCAAACCGTACGTCAATGCAGACGCGCTCCCGAACGCGCTCAACTTCTATCCTGCACCGCCCGAAACAACATCTGTGCAATTTATGTATGACATTTCGCAATATATGTGGGGCAAGTCCATGCGCGCAGACTCCGCTCGCGCCGCGCTCGCTATTGCCCAATCGACGCACAATCTAGAAGATATGGTCAAGATGTTCAGCGAGCCATTCGGCATGGAAGTTTCAGCAACGAAAACGCCCGCCATCATGAACGCCATTGAACGCGGAATCGCAACACTGCGCCAGGTGGGCAGAGTTCCCAAAAAACATTACAAGAGGCGTCGTCCATTCGACCGTTTCAACGAACCAACGCTCGTCCCCAAAGACGAAGAGACTTTGAGAAAGAACGGCTCATATCCGTCAGGGCATACAATTCTTGCATGGTCCATGGCTATGATACTTGTGGAAATCAACCCGGCTGCGCAAGACGCCTTGCTGAAGTACGCCTACGAATGGGGACAAAGCCGCGTCATCGCAGGGTTCCATTGGCAAAGCGATGTGGACGCTTCGAAGATTCTTGTGTCGGCCGCATTTGCGAGTCTGCACAATAACGAGGCATTCCTCGCCGACATGAAAAAGGCCCGCGCCGAATTCAAGAAGTTATCTGCAAAGAAGAAATAA